The Streptomyces sp. NBC_00483 genome contains the following window.
CGGCCGCCTCCCGGTCGGCGAAGCGCAGGGCGCTCGGCAGGCCCGCGAGCTTCTTGCGGGCCGGGGAGTCGAAGGGTTCGGTGACGGCGCGGCACGAAGTGAGCAGCCGCACGGTCCGCTCCAGCATCCGGGCGCGGGCCAGCTGCACCTCGCCCGGCCGGTCGACCGTCTCGGTGAGGCCGCGCAGGAACGGCGCGAGGCAGCCGGGCACCTCGTACTGCGGCAGCTCGGAGTCCAAGCCGCGGACCAGGCCGAGGGTGACGAAGGCGTCGAGGGTGGAGTGGGCCGCCGCGACCGAGCAGCCGGCGAGCGCCGACGCGGTGTGCGGGTCGACATATCCCTCTGGGGCGAGGCACAGGTAGCGCAGTATCCGGGCGGCGGGCCCCGGCAACGATTCGTAGGAGAACCGGAAGACGCGGGCGAGAGCGGACCCGTCGGGCTCCAGGGCGTGCAGCTGCTTCGCCAGGTCGGCGACGGATTCCTTGGGGCGTGCGGCGAGCCAGCCGCCTGCGATCTCCAGGGCGGCGGGTCCGGCGCCGCACAGTTCCACCAGGGACTCGGCCGAGCGCGGGTCGCAGGTGACGCGGACCGAACCGGTGTGCCGGGTGAGGAGTTCGAGCGCGGCCTTGGTGTCGAGGCCGCCGAGCGTGCAGGGCCGTACATCCGGGATGCCGGTCAACGGCCCTTCGGCGACGGCCACGGCGAGGCAGTCCGGGGTGTCGGGGAGCAGCGGGTCGACCTGCTCGGCGCTGCCCGCGTCGTCGAGCAGCAGCACCACGCGGCGCACCGCGAGTCCTTCGCGCAGCCGCTCGGAGAGGTCGTCGGCGTTCTCACCGGGTGGGGCGGGCAGTTCGAGGGCGTCCAGCAGGTCGCGGAGGACGCGTTCGGTGGGGACGGGGGTGCCGTCGGGGGCGGTGAGGCGGGTCCGCAGGGTGCCGTCGGGGTACTGCTCGCGGACCTCCCGCAACAGCTCTTCGGCGAGGGCGGTACGCCCCGTGCCCGGGCGCCCGGCGATGAGCAGCACCCGCGCACGAGGCGCCTTCCGCCCGGAGAGCGTGTCGAGCCCGGCCCGCTCGATGTCGGACCGAAGCTGCGACAACTCCCTTTTACGCCCCAGAAACTGACGCTCCGCCACCTCCTGCCCCCGACGGGTGCGACGCCGCTTGCGGGACCGTCCGGGGGCCGACTCGACCTCCGTCACGTCGTCCGACTCGACCGCCTGATCCGTCACGGGCCACGCTCCGTCTCACCCATCCCCTCCGGGGGTCGGCAGGGGGCGATCCCGAGCCTAGTTGAGGGGGTGAGGGTGCCCCTGGCGGGCGGCGCGCACATATCCCCTGATCGGATCAGCGGATGATGTGACCTACAACG
Protein-coding sequences here:
- a CDS encoding tetratricopeptide repeat protein: MSQLRSDIERAGLDTLSGRKAPRARVLLIAGRPGTGRTALAEELLREVREQYPDGTLRTRLTAPDGTPVPTERVLRDLLDALELPAPPGENADDLSERLREGLAVRRVVLLLDDAGSAEQVDPLLPDTPDCLAVAVAEGPLTGIPDVRPCTLGGLDTKAALELLTRHTGSVRVTCDPRSAESLVELCGAGPAALEIAGGWLAARPKESVADLAKQLHALEPDGSALARVFRFSYESLPGPAARILRYLCLAPEGYVDPHTASALAGCSVAAAHSTLDAFVTLGLVRGLDSELPQYEVPGCLAPFLRGLTETVDRPGEVQLARARMLERTVRLLTSCRAVTEPFDSPARKKLAGLPSALRFADREAAAEWLRARQPALLAAARLAVADGELDTLARRLMAALVRAIVAHRGTEDAAPELYGIHRLVLDVAERRNLPREKAAALLNLADLDAQTGRTHEALARYRAALDAGRAAQDPYATGRAMESVGGAYQSLGDWQRAADWYGRALAQRLTRGERADAARLHGRIAGVHTYAGRYGEAQRSLRSAVAGYRKEGDVPAQARALSELARVLEYAGRPEESLHTCQEAIEWARQAKDARLQAALQLRLADTLDRLGDPAAAKLHRGAAERMLGEELTGSDGAEANPSEQAANTCEIRSASAED